A stretch of Mastomys coucha isolate ucsf_1 unplaced genomic scaffold, UCSF_Mcou_1 pScaffold3, whole genome shotgun sequence DNA encodes these proteins:
- the Tff1 gene encoding trefoil factor 1 isoform X2: MERKVICVLAMVLMLALSSLAQSQEETCTMAPRERMNCGFPGVTPQQCKERGCCFDDTVRGFPWCFHPHVVVEDPQEEECPF, from the exons ATGGAGCGCAAGGTGATCTGTGTCCTCGCTATGGTCCTCATGCTGGCCCTCAGCAGCCTTGCCCAGAGCCAGGAAG AAACATGTACCATGGCCCCCCGGGAGAGGATGAATTGTGGCTTCCCTGGTGTCACCCCCCAGCAGTGCAAGGAGAGAGGCTGCTGTTTTGATGACACTGTCCGGGGCTTCCCATGGTGCTTTCACCCTCACGTCGTCGTCGAGGACCCGCAAGAAG AAGAATGTCCCTTCTAA
- the Tff1 gene encoding trefoil factor 1 isoform X1 → MERKVICVLAMVLMLALSSLAQSQEETCTMAPRERMNCGFPGVTPQQCKERGCCFDDTVRGFPWCFHPHVVVEDPQEGTVISQHSKRRGVSE, encoded by the exons ATGGAGCGCAAGGTGATCTGTGTCCTCGCTATGGTCCTCATGCTGGCCCTCAGCAGCCTTGCCCAGAGCCAGGAAG AAACATGTACCATGGCCCCCCGGGAGAGGATGAATTGTGGCTTCCCTGGTGTCACCCCCCAGCAGTGCAAGGAGAGAGGCTGCTGTTTTGATGACACTGTCCGGGGCTTCCCATGGTGCTTTCACCCTCACGTCGTCGTCGAGGACCCGCAAGAAGGTACGGTCATCTCTCAGCATAGTAAGCGACGAGGAGTTAGTGAGTGA